The Desulfovibrio sp. G11 region CGCTAGGCGGAGCGGCCTCGCCCCTGGCTTTCGGCGGCGATTTTATTCTGGCAGCCTATCTGCTCGGCATGGGCCGCTTTGCCATCATGCTTTCGGCCCTTGATACCGGCTCGGCCTTCGAGGGCATGGGCGCAAGCCGTGAGGCCACCTTTGCGGCACTGGCGGAACCGCTCTTTTTTCTGGCGTTGCTGGTGCTTACCAGCGTCACCCTGGATATGGGACGCGGCCCGCACGCGGCCTTTTCGCTTTCATCCATGTTTGGGGGGCAGATTGCCGGAGCCTGGGCCATGGGCCGGGGCGAACTTCTGCTTTTGCCGTGCATTTTCTTTATTCTGCTGCTGGTGGAAAACTGCCGCATTCCTGTGGATGATCCCAACACCCACCTGGAACTGACGATGATCCACGAGGTTATGGTGCTGGACCATTCCGGTCCCAACCTGGCCATGATCGTCTACGGTGCAGCGCTCAAACTGTGGTTTTTCGCGGCGCTTATCGCCGGACTGGTTACCCCCGCCCTGCCCCTGTGGCAGCAGGCTGGGCTGCGCGTACTCATCGTGCTGCTGCTGGCCGTGGTGGTGGGCATTGTGGAATCTGTCATGGCGCGTCTGCGCATGGACCGTGTGCCTTACCTACTCGGCGGCGCATCGGCCATGGCTGCGCTGGCGCTCATCCTGACCCAGGCGAGGTAGAAGCATGGAATCCCTTTTGCAATCCTGCCTGTTCCTGCTCATG contains the following coding sequences:
- a CDS encoding respiratory chain complex I subunit 1 family protein; translated protein: MRQDIAVYFVQFALALVLAPLLPGIINRVKAKFAGRHGKPLLQTYYDLARLMRKGEVISRTTTWVFACGPAVALATALCAIALLPLGGAASPLAFGGDFILAAYLLGMGRFAIMLSALDTGSAFEGMGASREATFAALAEPLFFLALLVLTSVTLDMGRGPHAAFSLSSMFGGQIAGAWAMGRGELLLLPCIFFILLLVENCRIPVDDPNTHLELTMIHEVMVLDHSGPNLAMIVYGAALKLWFFAALIAGLVTPALPLWQQAGLRVLIVLLLAVVVGIVESVMARLRMDRVPYLLGGASAMAALALILTQAR